One Bos indicus x Bos taurus breed Angus x Brahman F1 hybrid chromosome 6, Bos_hybrid_MaternalHap_v2.0, whole genome shotgun sequence genomic window carries:
- the TBC1D1 gene encoding TBC1 domain family member 1 isoform X11: protein MQDMIFLQGSEVIFKVALSLLGSHKPLILQHENLETIVDFIKSTLPNLGLVQMEKTISQVFETDISKQLQAYEVEYHVLQEELIDSSPLSDNQRMDKLEKTNSSLRKQNLDLLEQLQVANGRIQSLEATVEKLLTSESKLKQATLALELERSALLQTVEQLRRQTAELGSQESDPTLPKPSGD, encoded by the exons ATGCAGG ATATGATCTTTCTTCAGGGATCAGAGGTCATATTTAAAGTGGCTTTAAGTCTGCTGGGAAGCCATAAGCCCTTGATTCTGCAGCATGAAAACCTAGAAACCATAGTTGACTTTATAAAAAGCACACTACCCAACCTGGGCTTGGTGCAGATGGAGAAGACTATCAGTCAG GTGTTTGAGACGGACATCTCGAAACAGTTACAAGCTTATGAAGTTGAGTACCACGTGCTTCAGGAAGAGCTTATCGATTCTTCTCCTCTCAGTGACAACCAAAGAATGGACAAACTAGAGAAGACCAACAGCAGCTTACGCAAACAGAACCTTGACCTCCTTGAACAGCTGCAG GTCGCCAATGGGAGGATCCAGAGCCTGGAAGCCACTGTTGAGAAGCTCCTGACTAGCGAGAGCAAGCTGAAGCAGGCGACCCTGGCCTTGGAGCTGGAGAGGTCAGCCCTGCTGCAGACGGTGGAGCAGCTCCGGAGGCAGACGGCAGAGCTGGGCAGCCAGGAgtctgaccccacactgcccaagCCCTCAGGTGACTGA